CGTTGCTCGACGCCACCAGGCGGTCCTCCCCCGCTGCCGGGCCCACTGCGCCGGAGTCGGTCCAGCGCAAAGGCGGGCGCGTCGGCCCGGCTCCCCCCGAGGTGACCGCTCAGAGCCCGAGGAACCCGGAGACCGAGTGCCTCAACCCGGCGACGTCGATGCCGTGGGCGGTCTCGTGCTCCTCGCGGGACCCGTACCGGCGCAGCTCGCTCTGCCCGACACCGAGCCCGAGGGTGCGGTGCCGGAGGTCGCCGAGTGCGCGGGCGACCTCGGCGGTGGAGGTGTCGCGCAGGTAGGGCTCGACGAGGACGACGTCCGGCGCGGACAGGGTCGCGCGCAGCGTGGCGGCGTCGAACGGGCGCACGGTCGGCGCGTACAGCACGGTCACGTCGAGACCCTCGGTCGCGGCCAGGACACGGTCGAGCAGGGGGCCGACCGCGACGACCGTCCCGTGGCGGCCCCGTCGCTCGACGTGCATCCGGGTGCCGTCGACCCGGCGAGCCGCCTGGTTGGAGGTTCCGTCCAGGCGCAGGTACACGCGATCGTCGCCGGCGACCGCGGAGCGCAGCAGGGACTCCATCTCGTCGGCGTGGCCGGGGACGTGCACGGTCCAGCCGTCGAGGGTGTCCAGGAGGGCGACGTCGCGGTGACCGAAGTG
This sequence is a window from Pseudonocardia petroleophila. Protein-coding genes within it:
- a CDS encoding transketolase family protein; translated protein: MSSAELTAPASPTTAAPDQRTRFYELLPELIAADPRVVAVLAEIGVSYLDLDGLRDVDRVVNLGIREQLLVSTAGGLALAGLRPIAHTFAPFLVERPFEQVKLDLGHQGVGAVLVSAGGSHDWPGGGETHFGHRDVALLDTLDGWTVHVPGHADEMESLLRSAVAGDDRVYLRLDGTSNQAARRVDGTRMHVERRGRHGTVVAVGPLLDRVLAATEGLDVTVLYAPTVRPFDAATLRATLSAPDVVLVEPYLRDTSTAEVARALGDLRHRTLGLGVGQSELRRYGSREEHETAHGIDVAGLRHSVSGFLGL